Proteins from one Thermosipho atlanticus DSM 15807 genomic window:
- a CDS encoding transglycosylase domain-containing protein → MKRLIIFLIGFFLAFFSLFYLYITFTKDLPEPETVIPSSLVVEYSDGSPFYFPRALWFNLDDYPEKLINALIISEDEDFFVHIGIDVLGILRGLYNTFIKKDIQGGSTLTQQLARSLYLTQERTIKRKIKEIFISFYLEKMRTKEEILELYLNTVYMGNGIYGFGTASKYYFGKEPKDLTLPEIALLVNTVKSPEYYNPQDLKGNYKKAVIVLKRLLNEEVITTEEYKKYSQELLKVKSHKVVEEKYDEEIFWRIIEELKELGFSLDILRKGFRVKTTLVKEYNEILAKTLSENNAALIFDYVTGEILGYYGKGVHSGRRQTGSLIKPFYYYKALLEGYNLDSKLFDLPIKIGDWTPENFEKDFHGQTTLEEALVHSRNVPSLNLYLMLGDNNVRTFLQKQLKIGGFYPNDLTLALGTLETSHEELAKGFSGLLNGGVVVKPHIVDEVISYDGIVYYKSKTTVENVIKGSRRSQIEASYLLINLLKEVVRRGTGVRARIPGRYIVGKTGTAEQYAWFMGADGEKLMIISQDGKDLLGGRDVAPLWKAIASKIDIGKTPFNISSIYRKLSVIKINPLKYIDYQYIYQMIQEGKMTIDTLVRILKTFDDESLFEFLSFMNSISQDLTLQLWSLLGGGD, encoded by the coding sequence ATGAAAAGATTGATAATTTTTTTAATAGGTTTTTTTCTCGCTTTTTTCTCGTTATTCTATTTGTATATTACATTTACAAAAGATTTACCTGAGCCCGAAACTGTAATCCCATCTAGTTTAGTTGTTGAATATTCCGATGGAAGTCCCTTTTATTTTCCGCGTGCCCTTTGGTTTAATCTAGATGACTATCCTGAAAAGTTAATAAATGCATTAATTATTTCTGAAGACGAAGATTTTTTTGTTCATATTGGTATAGATGTATTAGGAATTTTAAGAGGTTTGTATAATACTTTTATCAAAAAGGATATACAAGGTGGAAGTACTTTAACCCAACAACTTGCTAGAAGCTTGTATCTTACTCAAGAACGGACTATAAAACGAAAGATAAAAGAAATTTTTATTTCTTTTTATCTTGAAAAAATGAGAACAAAAGAAGAAATTCTTGAATTGTATTTAAACACCGTTTACATGGGGAATGGGATATATGGTTTTGGAACAGCCTCAAAATACTATTTTGGAAAGGAACCGAAAGATTTAACTCTTCCAGAGATAGCACTACTTGTGAATACTGTCAAATCACCTGAATATTACAATCCTCAAGATTTGAAGGGAAATTACAAAAAGGCTGTTATTGTACTGAAAAGGCTATTAAATGAAGAAGTAATTACAACGGAAGAATATAAGAAATATAGTCAAGAGCTTTTGAAAGTAAAATCGCATAAGGTAGTTGAGGAAAAATACGATGAAGAAATTTTCTGGAGGATAATTGAAGAACTAAAAGAATTAGGTTTTAGTTTGGATATATTAAGAAAAGGGTTTAGAGTAAAAACAACTTTAGTAAAAGAATATAATGAAATTTTAGCAAAAACCTTGTCTGAAAATAATGCTGCACTAATTTTTGATTACGTGACAGGCGAGATTTTGGGTTACTATGGAAAAGGAGTTCATTCAGGTAGAAGACAAACGGGATCATTAATCAAGCCATTTTATTACTATAAAGCATTATTAGAAGGTTATAATTTAGACTCAAAATTGTTTGATCTACCGATAAAAATTGGTGATTGGACACCTGAGAATTTTGAAAAGGATTTTCATGGTCAAACTACGTTAGAAGAAGCTTTAGTTCATTCTAGAAATGTACCTTCATTAAATCTTTATTTAATGTTGGGCGATAATAATGTAAGGACATTTTTGCAAAAACAACTTAAAATTGGTGGATTTTACCCGAATGATTTAACATTAGCCCTTGGAACGCTTGAAACTTCCCATGAAGAATTAGCTAAAGGTTTTTCTGGCCTTTTAAACGGAGGAGTGGTTGTTAAACCACATATTGTTGATGAAGTTATAAGTTATGATGGAATTGTTTATTATAAATCCAAAACAACAGTTGAGAATGTTATTAAAGGCTCAAGAAGGTCACAAATTGAGGCTAGTTACTTGTTGATTAATTTATTAAAAGAAGTCGTACGAAGAGGAACAGGTGTAAGAGCGAGAATTCCAGGAAGATATATTGTTGGTAAGACGGGAACTGCAGAACAATATGCTTGGTTTATGGGAGCTGACGGGGAAAAATTGATGATTATTTCGCAAGATGGAAAAGACCTATTGGGTGGAAGAGATGTTGCGCCGTTGTGGAAAGCAATAGCATCGAAAATCGATATTGGAAAAACGCCGTTTAATATTTCATCAATTTATAGAAAACTTAGTGTAATAAAGATAAATCCATTAAAATATATTGATTATCAATATATATATCAAATGATACAAGAAGGGAAAATGACAATTGATACTCTAGTTCGAATTTTAAAAACCTTTGATGATGAATCGTTATTTGAGTTTTTATCATTTATGAATTCAATTTCTCAAGATTTAACATTGCAGCTTTGGAGTCTACTAGGGGGTGGAGATTAA
- a CDS encoding MBL fold metallo-hydrolase — MNFKLIKTSGFLATNTYIFEKDGITYVVDPGYGIGNYLKDKPVIALLTHGHFDHIAGLPELNLIDVYISDEDKEMLYDAEKNFSYLFGQKFIFEGDTKNIDELFDTIKAPGHTLGSRIVIHGNLIFTGDTIFCSTIGRSDLGGSKKLMNETIKKLNKKFLEFLEDMLILPGHENICKVSELFKINPFFKRGIV, encoded by the coding sequence TTGAATTTTAAATTAATTAAAACTTCAGGATTTTTGGCAACAAATACTTATATTTTCGAAAAAGATGGAATAACTTACGTTGTTGATCCCGGTTATGGAATAGGAAATTATTTGAAAGATAAACCTGTAATTGCGTTATTAACTCACGGACATTTTGACCATATTGCTGGGCTTCCAGAACTAAATCTTATTGATGTTTACATTTCAGATGAAGATAAAGAAATGCTATATGATGCTGAAAAAAATTTTTCTTATCTTTTTGGACAAAAGTTTATTTTTGAAGGAGATACAAAAAATATTGATGAACTTTTCGATACTATTAAAGCCCCCGGACATACTCTTGGTTCGAGAATAGTAATTCATGGTAATTTAATCTTTACGGGTGACACAATATTTTGTTCGACAATAGGAAGAAGTGATTTAGGGGGTTCAAAAAAGCTAATGAATGAAACAATCAAAAAATTAAACAAGAAATTTTTGGAATTTTTAGAAGATATGTTAATTCTACCCGGTCACGAGAATATATGTAAAGTTTCTGAATTATTTAAGATAAATCCCTTTTTTAAGAGAGGTATAGTATGA
- the aspC gene encoding aspartate aminotransferase produces the protein MKIIDEIPASKTLEINAIATKLMNEGKDVINLTTGEPDFPTPERIKEKAKEALDKDFTKYTNSKGIFELRMTISKLLSKKGIEYTADEIIVTNGGKQAIYNALLAILDKDDEVILFSPLWVSYVPMILLAGAKPVIIRTTFEEGFLPNVNEIEKNITSKTKAILVNSPNNPTGVVYSESVIKGIAEIANKKGLYVIADEVYDSLVYDKPFVSLYNFVNPQQLIYINAFSKAYAMTGWRLGYCATKNRVIYNRISKIQGHTTSSVNSIAQFAAVEADKVDNKYMIDEFKKRRDFTVEEARKIGLEFVNPNGAFYLFFKSPLNDDETFCKKLLEEKLVALVPGSAFDAKGFVRLSFANSMKNLSGAFQRIKEFVK, from the coding sequence ATGAAAATCATTGATGAAATTCCTGCTTCAAAAACATTAGAAATTAACGCAATTGCGACAAAGCTTATGAATGAAGGGAAAGATGTGATTAACTTAACAACTGGAGAACCTGATTTTCCAACTCCCGAACGAATAAAAGAGAAAGCAAAGGAAGCTCTCGATAAGGATTTTACAAAATATACTAACAGTAAGGGAATTTTTGAGCTACGAATGACTATTTCAAAATTACTTTCCAAGAAGGGAATTGAATATACGGCAGACGAAATAATAGTAACAAATGGAGGAAAGCAAGCCATTTATAACGCATTATTAGCTATTTTAGATAAAGACGATGAAGTGATTTTGTTTTCACCGCTCTGGGTTAGTTATGTGCCTATGATTTTATTGGCTGGAGCTAAGCCTGTAATAATTAGAACTACATTCGAAGAAGGATTTCTACCAAATGTTAATGAGATAGAAAAAAATATTACTTCTAAAACTAAGGCAATTTTGGTAAATTCTCCGAATAATCCTACAGGTGTTGTTTATTCAGAGAGTGTTATTAAAGGTATTGCAGAAATAGCAAATAAGAAAGGATTATATGTTATTGCGGATGAGGTCTATGATTCGCTTGTATATGATAAACCTTTTGTTTCATTATATAACTTTGTTAACCCACAGCAGTTAATATATATTAATGCGTTTTCTAAGGCTTATGCAATGACGGGGTGGAGACTAGGTTATTGTGCAACAAAAAATAGAGTTATTTATAATAGAATATCAAAAATACAAGGGCATACTACGTCTTCTGTCAATTCTATAGCTCAATTCGCTGCAGTTGAAGCAGATAAAGTAGATAATAAATATATGATAGATGAATTTAAGAAAAGAAGAGATTTTACGGTTGAAGAAGCACGAAAGATAGGTTTGGAATTTGTTAATCCTAATGGCGCGTTTTATTTGTTTTTTAAATCTCCATTGAACGATGATGAAACTTTTTGCAAAAAGTTACTTGAAGAAAAACTTGTAGCACTTGTACCTGGTAGTGCTTTTGATGCAAAAGGATTTGTAAGACTTTCCTTTGCAAATTCAATGAAAAATCTTAGCGGAGCTTTTCAGAGAATCAAGGAGTTTGTAAAATAA
- a CDS encoding polysaccharide deacetylase family protein, with the protein MKKYLVLLFTFVVCFLSFSNIIVFVYHRFDDERYPTTNTWTSELELHINLVKKLGYKIWTLKDLEEYVYGKKEEENAVIFTIDDGYKTVYTNAFPIFKKYNIPFSVFLYFKGVGKSKEYLTWEMVKEMSEWGVVFGHHSYSHDKFPSVYKNMNKEEFIKYFESDLKKGLDIWYKHMGTSLKYYAYPYGYYNKEMIEVLKKNGFKLAFIQLSGPYNKEISPFEIPREALLEDWATESHVRYVLSREALITDNIPFYWKNEKLYVKARIKVPQNYENPVVYIREKGIVKSYIKNGILYAGPFVLSNEYNSLMISVRGENKKEYVKYYLIIK; encoded by the coding sequence ATGAAGAAATATTTGGTTTTATTATTTACATTTGTAGTATGTTTTCTTAGTTTTTCTAATATAATTGTTTTTGTCTATCATAGGTTTGACGATGAGAGATATCCAACAACAAATACATGGACCAGTGAATTAGAATTACATATTAATCTTGTTAAAAAATTAGGGTATAAAATATGGACTTTAAAAGACCTCGAAGAGTATGTATATGGGAAAAAAGAAGAGGAAAATGCAGTTATTTTTACTATTGATGATGGTTACAAAACTGTTTACACAAATGCTTTTCCAATTTTTAAAAAATATAACATTCCTTTTTCAGTGTTTCTTTATTTTAAGGGAGTAGGGAAAAGTAAGGAGTATTTAACGTGGGAAATGGTTAAAGAAATGTCAGAATGGGGAGTGGTTTTTGGGCATCATTCTTATAGTCATGATAAATTTCCAAGTGTGTACAAAAATATGAATAAAGAAGAATTTATCAAATATTTCGAAAGTGATTTGAAGAAAGGTTTAGATATATGGTATAAGCACATGGGAACTTCTTTAAAATACTATGCCTACCCTTATGGATATTATAATAAAGAGATGATTGAAGTATTGAAAAAAAACGGCTTTAAACTAGCTTTTATCCAACTTTCAGGACCATATAATAAGGAAATTTCACCTTTTGAAATTCCAAGAGAAGCTTTGCTTGAAGATTGGGCTACAGAATCGCACGTAAGATACGTTTTATCAAGAGAAGCCTTAATTACAGACAACATACCCTTTTATTGGAAAAATGAAAAACTTTATGTAAAAGCTAGGATTAAAGTACCCCAAAATTACGAAAATCCTGTTGTTTACATAAGAGAAAAAGGCATAGTAAAAAGCTATATAAAAAACGGGATACTATATGCAGGACCTTTTGTTCTCAGTAATGAATACAATAGTTTAATGATAAGTGTTAGAGGAGAAAACAAAAAAGAATATGTAAAATATTATTTGATAATAAAATGA
- a CDS encoding tRNA dihydrouridine synthase, which yields MVIGKVGLAPMAGITNYSFRTICFTFGAEFAYTEMISAESVIRNVKVNELYFPHDDEKEKVAIQIFGSDPFVMAQAAKMLETKGAWIDINAGCPVKKVIRKGAGSALLKDLRKLKKIIEEIKKIVSCKVSVKVRLGFEKNEFDKIYDTVVEAGADMIAVHGRTAKQMYLGKATWNVRNKGYIPFYINGDINSLEDAKKAMEISGAEGVLIGRGAIGNPWIFSNGNPSLAEKLNIILNHLDFLYKEVGNRAVVEFRKFVTGYTKGLKNSREFRAQVMKIEDFEELKDLFRKYFLSLEN from the coding sequence ATGGTGATAGGTAAAGTTGGCCTTGCACCGATGGCTGGGATTACAAATTACAGTTTCAGAACAATCTGTTTTACCTTTGGAGCAGAATTTGCATATACTGAAATGATAAGTGCGGAGAGTGTAATTAGAAACGTTAAAGTTAATGAGTTATATTTTCCACATGATGATGAAAAAGAAAAAGTGGCTATTCAAATATTTGGTTCAGATCCATTTGTTATGGCTCAAGCTGCAAAGATGCTTGAAACCAAGGGAGCTTGGATTGATATAAATGCTGGATGTCCTGTGAAAAAGGTGATAAGAAAGGGTGCTGGTAGTGCGCTTTTGAAAGATTTAAGAAAGTTAAAAAAGATTATTGAAGAAATAAAGAAGATTGTTAGTTGTAAAGTTTCAGTGAAAGTAAGATTAGGTTTTGAAAAAAATGAATTTGACAAAATATATGACACAGTAGTTGAAGCTGGAGCAGATATGATAGCTGTTCATGGCAGAACAGCTAAACAAATGTATTTGGGAAAAGCGACTTGGAATGTTAGGAATAAGGGATATATTCCTTTTTATATAAATGGTGATATAAATTCTTTGGAAGATGCAAAAAAGGCTATGGAGATTTCTGGAGCTGAAGGAGTTTTAATTGGAAGAGGGGCTATTGGTAATCCTTGGATTTTTTCAAATGGAAATCCAAGTTTAGCAGAAAAGTTAAATATTATTTTAAATCATTTAGATTTTTTATATAAAGAAGTGGGAAACAGAGCGGTAGTAGAATTTAGAAAGTTTGTTACAGGTTATACTAAAGGGTTAAAGAACTCTAGAGAATTTAGAGCGCAAGTAATGAAAATAGAGGATTTTGAAGAATTAAAAGATTTATTTAGAAAATATTTCTTATCGCTAGAGAATTAA
- the nadD gene encoding nicotinate (nicotinamide) nucleotide adenylyltransferase has product MGIQFGLPEELLNTKNSIVIFGGSFNPPHNGHIIIAQLVREMFGNSVDMHVVTNSIPPHKEVDVPFGIRFELTKIAFKKTGLLVSDIENKLGGISYAINTVAYYKKMYNNIFYLVGEDALLTIEKWYKYDELLKKIKMIVYPRYKDIKIVERAENILGNLANSVYILDLPLIQISSTMIRERVKNKQSIYGFVPDELIPYIEEVYGDR; this is encoded by the coding sequence ATGGGGATACAGTTTGGATTGCCGGAAGAGCTTTTGAATACAAAGAATAGTATAGTAATTTTTGGTGGTTCATTTAATCCCCCACATAATGGTCATATCATAATAGCACAACTTGTTAGAGAAATGTTTGGCAATTCTGTTGATATGCATGTTGTTACAAATTCAATTCCTCCACATAAAGAAGTAGATGTTCCTTTTGGTATAAGATTTGAGTTAACCAAAATTGCATTTAAGAAAACGGGTTTGCTTGTAAGTGATATTGAAAATAAACTTGGAGGAATAAGTTATGCAATAAACACTGTGGCATACTACAAGAAGATGTACAACAACATTTTTTATCTAGTAGGCGAAGATGCTTTGTTAACAATTGAAAAATGGTACAAATATGACGAGCTTTTGAAAAAAATAAAGATGATAGTATATCCAAGATATAAAGATATAAAGATTGTAGAGAGAGCCGAAAATATTTTAGGTAATTTAGCAAATTCAGTTTATATATTAGATCTTCCTTTGATTCAGATTTCTTCCACAATGATACGAGAAAGAGTAAAAAATAAACAAAGTATATATGGATTTGTTCCTGATGAATTAATACCATATATTGAGGAGGTTTATGGTGATAGGTAA
- the obgE gene encoding GTPase ObgE — MKKADFIDRVIIYVKGGKGGDGSASFRHEKYVPKGGPDGGDGGDGGFVFLRANPNLSTLLSVSEKKKYIAQNGENGMGGKKHGKNGEDIIIDVPVGTVVKDLETGELIADLDKPGMVVCVARGGRGGRGNVHFKSPTMRTPKIAERGSDGEERKLILELKLLADVALVGYPNVGKSSFISKVSNARPKIAEYPFTTLIPNLGVVTVNDTQFVIADIPGLIKGAHKGVGLGNIFLRHVERCSVIAHIIDISGIEGRDPVQDYFDIRNELEFFSKELAKKEEIVIANKIDLIDEKELNEKIKKLEHAIGKEIFPISTLTGEGIKKVMYTLYEKIKESKKLYENKEIINEKIKRPKPVWIRLPERFPIEIERDEDGEYIVTGTYVEQWAKRLNLNQRDGFKRFMELLNKNGLEEKLRKAGVKNGDTVWIAGRAFEYKE; from the coding sequence ATGAAAAAAGCAGACTTTATTGATCGTGTAATAATTTATGTAAAAGGTGGTAAAGGCGGAGATGGCTCTGCAAGTTTTAGACATGAAAAATATGTACCAAAAGGTGGACCTGATGGAGGTGACGGAGGCGACGGTGGTTTTGTTTTTTTGAGAGCAAATCCCAATCTTTCTACCTTATTAAGTGTTTCAGAGAAGAAAAAATATATAGCACAAAATGGTGAAAATGGTATGGGGGGCAAAAAACATGGGAAAAATGGTGAAGATATTATAATTGATGTACCTGTAGGAACAGTAGTAAAAGATTTAGAAACAGGAGAGCTTATAGCGGATTTAGATAAACCGGGTATGGTTGTTTGTGTAGCGCGAGGTGGTAGAGGTGGAAGAGGGAATGTACATTTTAAATCCCCAACCATGAGGACTCCTAAAATAGCTGAAAGAGGGTCAGATGGTGAAGAACGAAAGCTAATACTAGAGCTGAAGCTTCTCGCAGATGTAGCCTTAGTTGGTTATCCTAATGTTGGTAAGAGTTCCTTTATTTCAAAGGTGAGCAATGCACGTCCAAAGATAGCTGAATATCCTTTTACCACATTAATTCCTAATTTAGGTGTTGTTACGGTTAATGATACACAATTTGTTATAGCTGATATTCCAGGATTAATAAAAGGGGCGCATAAGGGTGTAGGATTAGGTAACATCTTTTTAAGACATGTAGAACGTTGCAGCGTTATAGCACATATTATTGACATTTCAGGAATAGAAGGTCGTGACCCTGTTCAAGATTACTTTGATATTAGGAATGAATTGGAGTTTTTTAGTAAAGAATTGGCAAAAAAAGAAGAAATAGTAATAGCTAACAAAATAGATTTAATAGATGAAAAAGAGCTAAATGAAAAGATCAAAAAATTAGAGCATGCTATTGGAAAAGAAATATTTCCTATCAGTACGTTAACAGGCGAAGGTATAAAAAAAGTAATGTACACATTGTATGAAAAAATCAAAGAGAGTAAAAAACTTTACGAAAATAAAGAGATTATTAATGAAAAAATCAAGAGGCCAAAGCCTGTATGGATAAGATTACCTGAAAGATTTCCGATTGAAATTGAAAGAGATGAAGATGGTGAATATATAGTTACGGGAACTTATGTTGAACAATGGGCTAAAAGATTAAATTTAAATCAAAGGGATGGATTTAAAAGATTTATGGAGTTATTGAATAAAAACGGCCTAGAAGAAAAACTTAGAAAGGCTGGTGTGAAAAATGGGGATACAGTTTGGATTGCCGGAAGAGCTTTTGAATACAAAGAATAG
- a CDS encoding alkaline phosphatase family protein: MKPDYKNSIVAFVNVLLSKFKSEVIHEEFNDMKDLLAPELEGADKIIVLIIDSLGYNKFLTLNEKLKFEKYYKLSSVFPTTTVSAITSYMTGLTPQEHGLLGYIQFLRELGTILNMIDFSYPGMSSTSFDTLIKRKIKRLPNVFQKIKKEGYYAGILTGSNIANSGLSFLIQKDANVLTYYTLGDMFATISKLFQKEFKGLVYVYYGMLDGLGHKKGPDSYSYETEAEYILRELKRIIELQKGKNTRVFITADHGMVQIPRNKNVFLGDELRKFLRIPPTGEMRMMYLYTKVGKKQQLVDYFNDNFKNRFELISSKEALAEGYFGIGKLHPETLNRIGDLVLVTKENYAFTYLYTGGEDKLEGMHGALTEEELYVPLIVL, from the coding sequence TTGAAGCCAGATTACAAAAATAGTATAGTAGCTTTTGTTAATGTATTATTGAGTAAGTTTAAATCAGAAGTTATTCATGAAGAATTTAATGATATGAAGGATCTTTTAGCTCCTGAGCTTGAGGGAGCAGATAAAATAATTGTGTTGATTATCGATAGTTTAGGGTATAATAAATTTTTAACACTAAATGAAAAATTAAAGTTTGAAAAGTATTACAAATTAAGTAGTGTATTTCCTACCACTACTGTTTCTGCAATAACAAGTTATATGACAGGACTCACCCCACAAGAACATGGATTATTAGGATATATCCAGTTTTTGCGGGAATTAGGTACAATTTTGAATATGATTGATTTCAGTTATCCTGGAATGTCTAGTACTAGTTTTGATACATTAATAAAAAGAAAAATTAAGAGATTACCAAATGTTTTTCAAAAAATAAAGAAAGAAGGTTATTATGCAGGTATATTAACTGGTTCTAACATTGCAAATTCTGGCCTTTCGTTCTTGATTCAAAAAGATGCAAATGTTTTGACGTATTATACTTTGGGAGATATGTTTGCAACGATATCAAAATTATTTCAAAAAGAATTTAAGGGTTTAGTTTATGTATACTATGGAATGCTTGATGGTTTAGGTCACAAAAAAGGTCCGGATAGCTATTCGTATGAGACAGAAGCAGAATATATATTGCGTGAGTTAAAGAGAATTATAGAATTGCAAAAAGGTAAAAACACAAGAGTATTTATTACAGCTGATCATGGAATGGTTCAGATACCAAGGAATAAAAATGTATTTTTAGGGGATGAATTAAGAAAGTTTTTGAGAATACCTCCAACAGGAGAAATGCGAATGATGTATTTGTACACAAAAGTGGGTAAAAAACAACAACTAGTAGATTATTTTAATGACAATTTTAAAAATCGTTTTGAATTAATTTCATCGAAAGAAGCGCTAGCAGAAGGTTATTTTGGCATCGGGAAACTTCATCCGGAAACATTAAATAGAATTGGCGATTTGGTTCTTGTAACCAAAGAAAATTACGCATTTACATATCTCTATACCGGTGGAGAAGACAAACTTGAAGGGATGCATGGTGCGCTGACCGAAGAAGAACTTTATGTTCCCTTGATTGTTTTGTAA